The following are encoded in a window of bacterium SCSIO 12643 genomic DNA:
- a CDS encoding DUF3822 family protein gives MVIKPLFKYYKNGSSFDIKAASLYSVALHADQNSYTIGISNPKTGLLVGLEKYEVHTIQGLESDSFFDSEYIKNILSHASQTTLYSTISKFTLIPSLFFDQNKIDELHLNVFELNIDESIQSRFIPEIDSYILFPIKSALKSKLQTKIGHIDFHHHFASLISTYHLYYATENDNSAFIQMHSNSFSLCLFEGKKMILFNSFDFKTPEDIIYYTYYSIEQFNFSPAETLIHIGGSYDRKPEVISTLQRFSSKIFNLKPDELKQTNDQTSDALINTIFDLQCG, from the coding sequence TTGGTTATAAAACCTTTATTTAAATATTACAAAAACGGAAGCAGCTTTGATATCAAAGCTGCTTCTTTGTATTCGGTAGCTTTACATGCTGATCAAAATAGCTATACTATAGGTATTTCTAATCCCAAAACAGGTCTACTTGTCGGACTTGAGAAATATGAGGTCCATACGATTCAAGGATTAGAATCCGATTCTTTTTTTGATTCTGAGTACATCAAAAATATATTATCTCATGCCTCTCAAACCACCTTATATTCAACCATATCTAAATTTACTTTAATTCCAAGCTTATTCTTTGATCAAAATAAAATTGACGAGCTACATCTCAATGTTTTTGAGTTAAATATAGATGAATCTATTCAATCCAGATTTATTCCAGAAATAGATAGCTATATCCTATTTCCGATTAAATCAGCTTTAAAGAGCAAACTTCAAACTAAAATTGGACATATAGATTTCCATCATCATTTCGCTTCACTTATTTCTACGTACCATTTGTATTACGCTACCGAAAATGATAACTCAGCATTTATTCAAATGCATTCAAACTCGTTTTCATTATGTCTGTTTGAAGGAAAAAAAATGATATTGTTCAATTCATTTGACTTTAAAACACCTGAAGACATTATATATTACACTTACTATTCTATCGAACAATTTAACTTTTCTCCTGCGGAAACTTTAATTCATATTGGAGGATCATACGATCGAAAACCAGAAGTTATCTCAACATTACAAAGATTTTCCTCTAAAATTTTCAATCTCAAACCAGATGAATTAAAACAGACAAATGATCAAACATCAGACGCTTTAATTAATACTATTTTTGATTTACAATGCGGATAA
- a CDS encoding RsmD family RNA methyltransferase, whose product MRIIQGKYKSKRIIAPKNLPVRPTTDMAKEGIFNVINNEFYFDQLTVLDLFSGTGNISYEFASRGAKSITSVDINYNCTRYIHSMIKELGFDQVSVIKSDVIKYIETSKSVFKLIYADPPYQMENQDQMIEAIMASNLLQAGGWFIIEHDPHHHFDHINGFIQQRRYGSVHFSIFEKN is encoded by the coding sequence ATGCGGATAATACAGGGGAAATACAAATCAAAAAGAATCATAGCTCCTAAAAACCTTCCTGTTCGACCAACTACGGACATGGCGAAGGAGGGGATTTTCAATGTCATTAATAATGAATTTTATTTTGATCAATTAACCGTCCTGGATTTATTCTCTGGAACAGGGAACATTTCTTATGAATTCGCTTCAAGAGGTGCAAAATCTATTACTTCTGTAGATATCAATTACAATTGCACAAGATACATCCACTCTATGATCAAAGAATTGGGCTTCGATCAGGTTTCGGTGATTAAGTCAGATGTGATTAAGTATATAGAAACCTCCAAAAGTGTTTTTAAGCTAATATATGCAGACCCTCCTTACCAAATGGAAAATCAAGATCAAATGATTGAAGCCATTATGGCAAGTAATTTGCTTCAAGCGGGAGGTTGGTTTATTATCGAACATGATCCCCATCATCATTTTGATCATATCAATGGCTTTATTCAACAAAGACGCTATGGTTCGGTTCATTTTAGCATCTTTGAAAAAAATTGA
- the coaD gene encoding pantetheine-phosphate adenylyltransferase — translation MRRIAVFPGSFDPITVGHEDIIKRALPLFDNLIIAIGNNSNKKYLYSPEERKTQIERVFENEPKIEVKIYNGLTVDFCKDQNAQFILRGIRTSADFEFERNIGLMNLDMAPNVESVFIISRPEYSALSSSVVRDIQRHGGDISKYVPKQIL, via the coding sequence ATGCGTAGGATTGCAGTTTTCCCAGGTTCATTTGATCCCATCACAGTTGGTCATGAAGACATTATTAAAAGAGCTTTGCCTTTATTTGATAACTTGATTATCGCTATCGGGAATAATTCAAATAAAAAGTATTTATATAGTCCTGAAGAACGTAAAACTCAGATTGAACGCGTATTTGAAAATGAACCCAAAATTGAAGTTAAAATCTACAACGGATTAACTGTTGATTTTTGTAAAGATCAAAATGCGCAGTTTATCCTTAGAGGTATTCGAACCTCCGCAGATTTTGAGTTTGAAAGAAATATTGGCTTAATGAATTTGGATATGGCTCCTAATGTAGAGTCTGTATTTATTATAAGTCGTCCGGAATATTCGGCTTTATCTTCAAGTGTGGTACGAGACATTCAAAGGCATGGTGGCGATATTTCTAAATATGTACCAAAACAGATTTTATAA
- a CDS encoding redoxin domain-containing protein: MQKALGFLLLFLVQIALGQNVDLSGEALFFKNEPIQIFKIENALTKQKTLIAEEYILADGSYQFKFNLDHAEELIIKIEMREIRIKIHPNSSLKINFFPIKYADNQRNPLKYEVLYHSVPPNTAVDSIYQRIEIDFANLQLNNTPKGNLNSKYDSFFSKSDSTYNDYIINDSLFNNYYTYLKAEAYLQTDVSKQKLIKHYILAKPILYGDPSYLRFFKFLMNTRLNNLIAKNGQAFQKVKDDYQIYNSFMDFAKTDVLLQNEEIRSLAILLYINGASSNHNLTKEQKASILNQISNFCAYPLQKEAALFLQSHKKYLKPNAEAPHFKLLDKNGNEFSLESFKGHPVYLGFIHSQSGVCQRDLKVIETLKKKYKKVKFLMVITDRDSIHLVNLPPESQNLKYLFLNNEYEVLEKYQIWSYPVYFLLNSQGYFIQAPAKSPSEMFEFFAHEFVKKSKRKSYEIISD, encoded by the coding sequence ATGCAGAAAGCACTTGGTTTTCTTCTTTTATTTTTAGTTCAAATTGCTTTAGGTCAAAATGTTGACCTATCGGGTGAGGCCCTATTTTTTAAAAATGAGCCTATTCAAATTTTTAAAATCGAAAATGCGCTTACCAAACAAAAAACACTTATTGCTGAAGAATATATTTTAGCAGATGGCAGCTATCAATTCAAATTTAATCTAGACCACGCAGAAGAGCTTATCATAAAAATTGAGATGCGTGAAATCAGGATTAAAATACATCCCAACTCGTCTCTTAAGATTAATTTCTTCCCTATCAAATATGCCGATAATCAACGAAACCCTCTCAAATATGAGGTTTTGTACCATTCGGTTCCTCCAAACACCGCTGTAGACTCTATTTACCAACGAATAGAAATTGACTTTGCTAATTTGCAGTTAAACAATACTCCCAAAGGAAATCTTAATTCTAAATATGATTCCTTTTTCTCTAAATCTGATTCAACGTATAATGATTATATCATAAACGATTCTTTGTTTAATAATTATTATACCTACCTCAAAGCAGAAGCTTATCTTCAAACGGATGTTTCCAAACAAAAATTGATCAAACATTACATTTTAGCAAAACCTATTTTATACGGAGATCCCTCCTACTTAAGATTCTTTAAGTTTTTAATGAATACCCGACTGAATAATCTTATTGCTAAAAATGGACAAGCATTTCAAAAAGTAAAAGATGATTATCAGATTTATAATTCATTCATGGACTTTGCTAAAACAGATGTGTTACTTCAAAATGAGGAAATCAGAAGTTTGGCTATATTACTATACATAAATGGGGCATCATCCAATCATAATTTAACAAAAGAGCAAAAAGCATCTATTCTTAATCAAATTTCAAATTTCTGTGCATATCCACTTCAAAAAGAAGCTGCGCTATTTTTACAGTCACACAAAAAATATCTTAAACCAAATGCAGAGGCACCTCATTTCAAACTATTGGACAAAAATGGAAATGAGTTTTCTCTAGAGTCATTCAAAGGTCATCCGGTATATCTGGGGTTTATACATTCTCAAAGTGGAGTTTGTCAACGTGATTTAAAAGTAATAGAAACTCTAAAAAAGAAATATAAAAAGGTTAAGTTTTTAATGGTCATTACCGATCGTGATTCTATTCATCTCGTAAATCTTCCTCCTGAATCACAAAATCTAAAGTACTTATTCCTAAATAACGAATACGAGGTATTAGAGAAATACCAAATCTGGAGTTATCCGGTTTATTTCTTATTAAACTCTCAAGGGTATTTTATTCAAGCTCCCGCCAAATCTCCCTCAGAAATGTTTGAGTTTTTTGCGCATGAATTTGTAAAAAAATCAAAGCGTAAGAGTTATGAAATAATTAGCGATTGA
- a CDS encoding NUDIX domain-containing protein, with protein sequence MYKVFVNKTPIILTDNGDILKEKKYQVFPFENGKQLVDLVWGMETGKVKKPTAITHYDIDELWMTFVQQFHYVQAAGGMVFNSKGEFLVIHRNGKWDLPKGHLKKGERPEFGGMREVEEECGISDLSITKHLANTFHMYDRKGLVLKKTFWYLMKSDFDGELVPQLEEGIDKVEWKEKGDIKDLLKKSYPIIGELLKKGVKLYKNQSLIIS encoded by the coding sequence ATGTATAAAGTTTTTGTAAACAAAACTCCTATTATTTTAACAGATAATGGTGATATTTTAAAGGAAAAAAAATACCAGGTATTTCCATTTGAGAATGGAAAGCAACTGGTTGATTTAGTGTGGGGAATGGAGACCGGAAAAGTGAAGAAACCTACGGCAATAACCCATTATGACATTGATGAATTGTGGATGACATTTGTTCAACAATTCCATTATGTTCAGGCAGCAGGAGGAATGGTTTTTAATTCGAAAGGTGAGTTTTTGGTCATTCACAGGAATGGAAAGTGGGATTTACCCAAAGGACATCTTAAAAAAGGAGAGCGTCCGGAGTTTGGAGGAATGCGTGAAGTAGAAGAAGAATGTGGTATTTCCGATTTATCCATTACGAAACATTTGGCCAATACATTTCACATGTATGATCGTAAAGGATTGGTGTTGAAAAAGACCTTTTGGTATTTGATGAAATCTGATTTCGATGGAGAATTGGTGCCGCAATTAGAAGAGGGGATTGATAAGGTGGAATGGAAGGAGAAGGGAGATATTAAAGACTTATTGAAAAAGTCTTATCCGATTATAGGCGAATTACTGAAAAAAGGAGTGAAGCTGTACAAAAATCAATCGCTAATTATTTCATAA
- a CDS encoding orotate phosphoribosyltransferase: MLKDHSSLKVAEFLLQIKAVVIQPKTPFTWASGWLSPMYCDNRKILSYPLIRTFIRHEFVKKIEEAYGKPDVIAGVATGGIPIGALVAQEMNLPFIYVRPKPKGHGLGNQIEGVFEKNQNVVVIEDLISTGSSSLKAVEALRAAELKIKGLVAIFSYGFDVASDNFKEAKCDYQVLTDYDTLIDQAIKSNLVELSQVESLKDWRKSPSTWSPKK, encoded by the coding sequence ATGCTTAAAGATCATTCATCGCTCAAAGTAGCAGAATTTTTATTACAAATCAAAGCGGTTGTCATACAACCTAAAACCCCTTTTACATGGGCTTCGGGCTGGTTGTCTCCAATGTATTGTGATAACAGAAAAATTCTCTCCTATCCGTTAATACGAACATTCATTCGCCACGAATTTGTAAAGAAAATTGAAGAAGCTTATGGCAAGCCTGATGTGATTGCTGGAGTAGCTACAGGAGGTATTCCAATTGGAGCTTTAGTGGCTCAGGAAATGAATCTTCCTTTTATCTATGTCCGTCCAAAACCAAAAGGACACGGTTTAGGTAATCAAATTGAAGGTGTCTTTGAAAAAAATCAAAATGTGGTTGTTATCGAAGATCTTATTTCTACCGGTAGTAGTAGTTTAAAGGCGGTGGAAGCACTTCGTGCAGCCGAATTAAAAATCAAAGGTTTAGTTGCTATTTTTAGCTATGGATTTGATGTGGCTAGTGATAATTTCAAAGAAGCTAAATGTGACTATCAGGTACTTACGGATTATGACACTTTGATTGATCAGGCCATCAAAAGTAATTTGGTAGAGCTATCTCAAGTTGAGTCTTTAAAAGATTGGCGTAAATCTCCTTCTACCTGGAGTCCTAAAAAATAA
- a CDS encoding biotin--[acetyl-CoA-carboxylase] ligase codes for MDTLFTGKIVRRFDETTSTNELAAEALKNAKVIEGTAFVAKYQTQGKGQRGNVWLSRPNQNILASYVYYPSFLKTDQQFYLIKAVSLAIKDLLDKYLIDKARIKWPNDIYINDLKITGILIESSTKGDYMGSSIIGIGINVNQNQFAEDVNATSIVLETGIGCNLEMLFSELSYHLEQRYLMLKRSPKGLDSEYQNALYRLNEKTNFTLNGKQTELTVLGVDELGQLKVRNHLGEIAHYGMHQIKMEVPKY; via the coding sequence TTGGATACACTTTTTACCGGGAAAATAGTTCGTAGATTTGATGAGACTACATCTACAAATGAATTGGCTGCTGAAGCGTTAAAAAATGCAAAAGTAATTGAAGGAACTGCTTTTGTAGCCAAGTATCAAACGCAAGGAAAAGGGCAACGGGGGAATGTTTGGTTGAGTCGTCCAAATCAAAACATTCTGGCCAGTTATGTATATTATCCTTCTTTTTTGAAAACCGATCAGCAGTTTTATTTGATAAAGGCGGTTTCATTAGCCATAAAAGATTTGCTGGATAAATATTTGATTGATAAGGCGAGAATCAAATGGCCCAATGATATTTATATCAATGATTTAAAGATTACAGGTATTTTGATTGAATCTTCAACAAAAGGAGATTACATGGGAAGTTCAATTATTGGAATTGGGATTAATGTAAATCAGAACCAGTTTGCAGAAGATGTTAATGCAACTTCAATAGTATTGGAAACCGGAATAGGTTGTAATTTAGAGATGCTGTTTTCGGAGCTATCCTATCATTTAGAACAAAGATATTTGATGCTAAAGAGATCACCCAAAGGATTAGATTCCGAGTATCAGAATGCTTTGTACCGTTTAAATGAAAAAACAAATTTCACACTAAATGGTAAACAAACCGAACTTACGGTTCTTGGAGTAGACGAGTTAGGGCAACTCAAAGTAAGAAATCATCTGGGAGAAATAGCACATTACGGAATGCACCAAATTAAGATGGAAGTTCCTAAATATTAA
- the rsfS gene encoding ribosome silencing factor: protein MAKDSENKSNLTLVDIVIKGIQEKKGNDICVVDLTKVLNAYSDYFIICSGTSDTHVQAISDSIEEMTRTVLQEKPSRVEGYREANWILMDYFDTMVHVFKAEERAHYDLEGLWADAELNYITDNEEITNE from the coding sequence ATGGCCAAAGATTCCGAAAACAAATCGAATTTGACTTTAGTAGACATTGTCATTAAAGGCATACAAGAGAAAAAAGGTAACGATATTTGTGTAGTTGACTTAACAAAAGTTCTGAATGCTTATTCCGATTACTTTATTATTTGCTCAGGAACATCAGACACCCACGTTCAAGCCATTTCGGATAGTATTGAAGAAATGACGCGTACAGTTCTACAAGAAAAACCTAGTAGAGTTGAAGGCTATCGTGAGGCAAACTGGATTCTAATGGATTACTTTGACACCATGGTTCATGTTTTTAAAGCTGAAGAAAGAGCACATTACGACCTGGAAGGGCTTTGGGCAGATGCCGAATTAAATTACATTACAGACAACGAAGAAATTACAAATGAGTAA
- the ftsH gene encoding ATP-dependent zinc metalloprotease FtsH, translating to MSNKENKPSSNNPFSSGSKKNSPKGGGFNYYWLYAIFAIGLIGLNLFNWSPQPDNINYGEFKEMVQRGDVKRVEIINKEIGKVYLKDEAITKEEYKDQPFSKKGSENSFIPRGPQFTFNIPQADFFGENLNKWQEEYGLEYDYIKQENWFGDIIGILLPIVLLIGFWFLIMRRMGGGAGGGGQIFNIGKSKATLFDKNDTVKTSFKDVAGLEEAKEEVTEIVDFLKNPNKYTSLGAKIPQGALLVGPPGTGKTLLAKAVAGEAHVPFFSLSGSDFVEMFVGVGASRVRDLFKQAKEKSPSIIFIDEIDAIGRARGKNAMQGSNDERENTLNQLLTEMDGFGSNSGVIILAATNRADILDSALLRPGRFDRQIHVDLPEITERKAIFEVHLKPLKLVEDIDIDFLANQTPGFSGADIANLCNEAALIAARKKKNQVEKQDFLDAVDRIIGGLEKRSKIIAPEEKKTIAFHEAGHATTSWLLEHAFPLVKVTIVPRGRSLGAAWYLPEERQITTTEQLLDEMCSALGGRAAEQIIFGKISTGALSDLEKVTKQAYAMVTYYGLDESVGNISFYDSSGQQDYSFQRPYSEKTAEKIDLAVSNLVERMYQKTLKLLEENKDKLTQLAETLLEKEVIFKDDLEAIFGKRTFESDVIKEKLVKEQAEAKLAAANNETEETKPEEPVHKNGTADSAVAEQKEES from the coding sequence ATGAGTAATAAAGAAAATAAACCTTCAAGCAATAATCCATTCTCAAGTGGTAGCAAAAAGAATTCTCCAAAGGGTGGCGGATTCAATTATTACTGGTTATACGCCATTTTTGCGATTGGATTAATTGGATTAAACTTATTCAATTGGTCTCCTCAACCTGATAACATCAATTATGGGGAGTTTAAAGAAATGGTTCAGCGTGGTGACGTAAAACGTGTTGAAATCATTAATAAAGAAATTGGTAAGGTTTACTTGAAAGACGAAGCCATAACCAAAGAGGAATATAAAGATCAGCCTTTTTCTAAAAAAGGCTCTGAAAACAGTTTTATCCCAAGAGGGCCTCAATTTACTTTTAATATTCCGCAAGCAGATTTCTTTGGAGAAAATCTGAATAAATGGCAAGAAGAATATGGACTCGAGTATGATTATATTAAACAGGAAAACTGGTTTGGAGATATCATTGGAATCCTACTCCCAATTGTACTTTTAATTGGTTTCTGGTTTCTAATTATGCGTAGAATGGGTGGCGGAGCCGGTGGCGGTGGCCAGATCTTCAACATCGGTAAATCCAAAGCTACTTTATTCGATAAAAACGATACGGTAAAAACTTCATTTAAGGATGTTGCTGGTCTGGAAGAAGCCAAAGAAGAGGTTACGGAAATCGTTGACTTCCTAAAAAACCCAAATAAGTACACTTCTCTAGGCGCGAAAATTCCTCAGGGCGCTTTATTAGTCGGCCCTCCCGGAACAGGTAAAACTCTTTTGGCAAAGGCAGTTGCAGGTGAAGCGCATGTGCCGTTTTTCTCTTTATCCGGATCTGATTTCGTTGAGATGTTTGTCGGTGTGGGAGCTTCCAGAGTTCGTGACCTTTTCAAACAAGCTAAGGAAAAATCTCCATCAATCATTTTCATTGATGAGATTGATGCAATTGGTCGCGCGAGAGGAAAGAACGCTATGCAAGGGTCAAATGATGAAAGAGAAAACACTCTGAATCAGCTTCTAACAGAAATGGATGGATTCGGATCAAATTCAGGGGTTATCATTTTAGCAGCAACCAACCGTGCTGATATCTTAGATTCTGCATTACTACGTCCTGGACGTTTTGACAGACAAATCCATGTAGATTTACCTGAAATTACTGAACGTAAAGCAATTTTCGAAGTACATTTAAAACCGCTAAAACTGGTTGAAGATATTGATATCGATTTTCTGGCAAATCAAACTCCTGGGTTCTCCGGTGCTGACATTGCCAATCTTTGTAATGAAGCAGCTTTAATCGCTGCAAGGAAAAAGAAAAATCAGGTAGAAAAACAAGACTTCTTAGATGCCGTTGACCGTATTATCGGTGGATTGGAAAAAAGAAGTAAAATTATTGCTCCGGAAGAAAAGAAAACCATTGCTTTCCACGAAGCAGGACATGCTACTACTTCATGGCTATTGGAACATGCATTTCCATTGGTAAAAGTCACAATCGTTCCAAGAGGACGTTCATTAGGTGCGGCATGGTATCTTCCTGAAGAAAGACAAATTACCACGACAGAACAACTATTAGATGAAATGTGTTCTGCTCTTGGAGGTCGTGCGGCCGAACAAATTATTTTCGGTAAAATCTCTACGGGAGCTTTAAGTGACCTGGAAAAAGTAACCAAACAGGCCTATGCGATGGTGACATACTACGGCTTAGATGAGAGTGTAGGGAATATCAGTTTCTATGATTCTTCTGGTCAACAAGATTATTCTTTCCAAAGACCATATAGTGAGAAAACTGCTGAAAAAATTGATTTAGCCGTAAGTAACCTGGTAGAACGAATGTACCAGAAAACGCTTAAGTTGTTGGAAGAAAATAAGGATAAGTTGACTCAACTTGCAGAGACTCTTTTAGAAAAAGAGGTCATCTTTAAAGATGATCTGGAAGCTATTTTTGGTAAGCGTACATTTGAATCGGATGTGATTAAAGAAAAATTAGTTAAAGAGCAAGCCGAAGCTAAACTTGCCGCAGCTAATAATGAAACTGAAGAAACTAAACCTGAAGAACCAGTTCATAAAAATGGAACTGCGGATTCGGCTGTAGCTGAACAAAAAGAAGAATCGTAA
- a CDS encoding DUF2007 domain-containing protein gives MNALNKDGWVSILTSNHELDINLKKSKLESQGIEAIVFNHQDSMLKSLNDTDFMVSLYVHENDIEKAKQIIE, from the coding sequence ATGAATGCATTAAATAAAGACGGTTGGGTAAGTATTTTAACTTCAAATCACGAGTTAGATATCAACCTAAAAAAATCCAAATTAGAGTCTCAGGGAATAGAAGCGATCGTATTTAATCATCAGGACTCCATGCTTAAATCGTTAAATGATACTGATTTTATGGTTTCATTATACGTGCATGAAAATGATATTGAAAAAGCCAAACAGATTATTGAATAA
- a CDS encoding phosphatidate cytidylyltransferase: MITRAISGLVFISIIIGTLIWGFYPSLVLFAIIGFIGTLEFYKLSNKFSSPYKYSGAIFNSLFILSAGYFITTGTAFWAFSVWMLFILIFIFQLLSKKSETSIVDISVTISGALYLAVPLLSLLVLAIISATYTIDFNWKIPLSIFILTWVNDTGAYLSGRSFGKHKLFERISPNKTWEGSIGGLLLSIVAGIVLHTFWNTFELPIWIGISVLVSVFANIGDLMESAFKRNADVKDSGSIMPGHGGVLDRFDAVLLTAPVVLAYLLTFLDL, encoded by the coding sequence TTGATTACTAGAGCCATTTCAGGATTAGTCTTTATCTCAATCATTATTGGGACATTGATTTGGGGATTTTATCCTTCGCTAGTACTCTTTGCTATTATTGGTTTTATAGGAACACTTGAATTTTATAAGCTTTCGAATAAGTTTAGCTCGCCTTATAAATACAGTGGCGCTATATTTAATAGCTTATTCATTCTATCTGCGGGATATTTCATTACGACTGGAACAGCCTTCTGGGCGTTTTCTGTATGGATGCTATTTATCCTCATATTTATCTTTCAGCTACTCAGTAAAAAATCTGAAACGTCCATTGTAGATATCTCTGTAACTATTTCCGGGGCTCTGTACTTAGCCGTACCGCTATTAAGTCTACTTGTATTAGCGATAATATCTGCAACTTATACAATTGACTTTAATTGGAAAATACCATTGTCCATATTTATTCTTACGTGGGTCAATGATACCGGAGCATATTTATCTGGAAGATCCTTTGGAAAGCACAAACTATTTGAACGTATTTCACCTAATAAAACCTGGGAAGGGTCTATTGGAGGTTTGTTACTAAGTATTGTTGCCGGAATCGTTCTGCATACCTTCTGGAATACTTTTGAACTTCCGATTTGGATCGGGATCTCTGTATTGGTTAGCGTATTTGCTAATATCGGTGATCTAATGGAATCAGCATTTAAACGCAATGCTGATGTAAAAGATTCAGGATCAATTATGCCGGGCCATGGTGGTGTACTAGATCGCTTTGATGCGGTGTTATTAACAGCTCCTGTGGTTTTAGCCTACTTATTAACCTTTCTAGATTTATAG